Proteins encoded in a region of the Esox lucius isolate fEsoLuc1 chromosome 9, fEsoLuc1.pri, whole genome shotgun sequence genome:
- the LOC105030926 gene encoding meteorin-like protein isoform X1, which produces MSAPGVVWNERNACHSCGGTAGTSPYRNGRVTRSGARAQSGKNPLGQDWSVGVLSPTMLWPVLERWIVAGLLCLVASAQYSSDQCSWRGSGLTHESHSRDVEQVYLRCSQGSLEWLYPTGALIISLRPNTEPSSGASHGLHACIKPQADSRGAHLYLERAGRLHLLMAEKEQTEGRVRCFPLRNGSLFVEAVGQQDISRRIAAFQYQLMTGAGAHLYPQPNTFNPQINTGTDPCTQCSDDQVLMAVCTSDFVGRGSVYATDAPHSSDNFSIAVTLSRLFRQKSRVFSLGGARGRGWSGRLNTPPQCRTLPEEEEFLFTGAVRFGEAWLGCATHYRHFLELYRTALETGSNPCHIDTD; this is translated from the exons ATGTCAGCTCCGGGCGTGGTTTGGAACGAGCGCAACGCGTGTCATTCTTGCGGAGGAACGGCTGGCACGAGCCCTTATCGGAATGGGCGGGTGACGAGAAGTGGAGCTcgagcacaatcaggaaaa AACCCGCTCGGACAAGACTGGAGCGTAGGAGTGCTGAGCCCAACCATGCTGTGGCCGGTTTTGGAGCGCTGGATTGTGGCCGGACTTCTCTGTTTGGTTGCCTCGGCTCAGTACTCAAGCGACCAGTGTAGCTGGAGGGGAAG CGGGCTGACCCATGAGTCCCACTCCCGGGATGTGGAGCAGGTCTACCTCCGTTGCTCCCAGGGCAGTCTGGAGTGGCTGTACCCCACCGGGGCTCTCATCATCAGCCTGCGGCCCAACACGGAGCCCTCGTCTGGGGCTTCCCACGGCCTCCACGCCTGCATCAAGCCCCAGGCGGACTCCCGCGGTGCCCATCTCTATCTGGAGAGAGCCGGGCGGCTTCACCTGCTGATGGCTGAGAAGGAGCAG ACGGAGGGCCGGGTCCGCTGTTTTCCCCTGAGGAACGGGTCTCTGTTTGTCGAGGCGGTGGGACAGCAGGACATCAGCAGGAGGATCGCAGCCTTCCAGTACCAGCTGATGACAGGTGCTGGGGCTCACCTCTACCCTCAGCCCAACACCTTTAACCCTCAAATCAACACTGGTACAG ACCCTTGTACACAGTGCTCAGACGACCAGGTCCTCATGGCTGTATGCACCAGCGACTTTG tGGGTCGGGGCAGTGTCTATGCCACCGATGCACCCCACTCATCAGACAACTTCTCCATCGCCGTGACGCTCAGCCGTCTGTTCCGTCAGAAGAGCAGAGTGTTCTCCTTGGGCGGAGCCAGAGGAAGGGGGTGGTCCGGGCGTCTGAACACGCCCCCTCAGTGCCGCACGCTGCCGGAGGAAGAGGAGTTTCTGTTCACAGGGGCAGTGCGGTTCGGAGAGGCGTGGCTTGGCTGCGCCACGCACTACCGTCACTTCCTGGAGCTGTACCGGACCGCCCTGGAGACAGGAAGCAATCCCTGCCACATAGACACAGACTGA
- the LOC105030926 gene encoding meteorin-like protein isoform X2 produces the protein MSAPGVVWNERNACHSCGGTAGTSPYRNGRVTRSGARAQSGKNPLGQDWSVGVLSPTMLWPVLERWIVAGLLCLVASAQYSSDQCSWRGSGLTHESHSRDVEQVYLRCSQGSLEWLYPTGALIISLRPNTEPSSGASHGLHACIKPQADSRGAHLYLERAGRLHLLMAEKEQTEGRVRCFPLRNGSLFVEAVGQQDISRRIAAFQYQLMTGAGAHLYPQPNTFNPQINTDPCTQCSDDQVLMAVCTSDFVGRGSVYATDAPHSSDNFSIAVTLSRLFRQKSRVFSLGGARGRGWSGRLNTPPQCRTLPEEEEFLFTGAVRFGEAWLGCATHYRHFLELYRTALETGSNPCHIDTD, from the exons ATGTCAGCTCCGGGCGTGGTTTGGAACGAGCGCAACGCGTGTCATTCTTGCGGAGGAACGGCTGGCACGAGCCCTTATCGGAATGGGCGGGTGACGAGAAGTGGAGCTcgagcacaatcaggaaaa AACCCGCTCGGACAAGACTGGAGCGTAGGAGTGCTGAGCCCAACCATGCTGTGGCCGGTTTTGGAGCGCTGGATTGTGGCCGGACTTCTCTGTTTGGTTGCCTCGGCTCAGTACTCAAGCGACCAGTGTAGCTGGAGGGGAAG CGGGCTGACCCATGAGTCCCACTCCCGGGATGTGGAGCAGGTCTACCTCCGTTGCTCCCAGGGCAGTCTGGAGTGGCTGTACCCCACCGGGGCTCTCATCATCAGCCTGCGGCCCAACACGGAGCCCTCGTCTGGGGCTTCCCACGGCCTCCACGCCTGCATCAAGCCCCAGGCGGACTCCCGCGGTGCCCATCTCTATCTGGAGAGAGCCGGGCGGCTTCACCTGCTGATGGCTGAGAAGGAGCAG ACGGAGGGCCGGGTCCGCTGTTTTCCCCTGAGGAACGGGTCTCTGTTTGTCGAGGCGGTGGGACAGCAGGACATCAGCAGGAGGATCGCAGCCTTCCAGTACCAGCTGATGACAGGTGCTGGGGCTCACCTCTACCCTCAGCCCAACACCTTTAACCCTCAAATCAACACTG ACCCTTGTACACAGTGCTCAGACGACCAGGTCCTCATGGCTGTATGCACCAGCGACTTTG tGGGTCGGGGCAGTGTCTATGCCACCGATGCACCCCACTCATCAGACAACTTCTCCATCGCCGTGACGCTCAGCCGTCTGTTCCGTCAGAAGAGCAGAGTGTTCTCCTTGGGCGGAGCCAGAGGAAGGGGGTGGTCCGGGCGTCTGAACACGCCCCCTCAGTGCCGCACGCTGCCGGAGGAAGAGGAGTTTCTGTTCACAGGGGCAGTGCGGTTCGGAGAGGCGTGGCTTGGCTGCGCCACGCACTACCGTCACTTCCTGGAGCTGTACCGGACCGCCCTGGAGACAGGAAGCAATCCCTGCCACATAGACACAGACTGA
- the LOC105030926 gene encoding meteorin-like protein isoform X3, producing MFVISNKKNPLGQDWSVGVLSPTMLWPVLERWIVAGLLCLVASAQYSSDQCSWRGSGLTHESHSRDVEQVYLRCSQGSLEWLYPTGALIISLRPNTEPSSGASHGLHACIKPQADSRGAHLYLERAGRLHLLMAEKEQTEGRVRCFPLRNGSLFVEAVGQQDISRRIAAFQYQLMTGAGAHLYPQPNTFNPQINTGTDPCTQCSDDQVLMAVCTSDFVGRGSVYATDAPHSSDNFSIAVTLSRLFRQKSRVFSLGGARGRGWSGRLNTPPQCRTLPEEEEFLFTGAVRFGEAWLGCATHYRHFLELYRTALETGSNPCHIDTD from the exons ATGTTTGTGATTTCGAATAAGAAGAACCCGCTCGGACAAGACTGGAGCGTAGGAGTGCTGAGCCCAACCATGCTGTGGCCGGTTTTGGAGCGCTGGATTGTGGCCGGACTTCTCTGTTTGGTTGCCTCGGCTCAGTACTCAAGCGACCAGTGTAGCTGGAGGGGAAG CGGGCTGACCCATGAGTCCCACTCCCGGGATGTGGAGCAGGTCTACCTCCGTTGCTCCCAGGGCAGTCTGGAGTGGCTGTACCCCACCGGGGCTCTCATCATCAGCCTGCGGCCCAACACGGAGCCCTCGTCTGGGGCTTCCCACGGCCTCCACGCCTGCATCAAGCCCCAGGCGGACTCCCGCGGTGCCCATCTCTATCTGGAGAGAGCCGGGCGGCTTCACCTGCTGATGGCTGAGAAGGAGCAG ACGGAGGGCCGGGTCCGCTGTTTTCCCCTGAGGAACGGGTCTCTGTTTGTCGAGGCGGTGGGACAGCAGGACATCAGCAGGAGGATCGCAGCCTTCCAGTACCAGCTGATGACAGGTGCTGGGGCTCACCTCTACCCTCAGCCCAACACCTTTAACCCTCAAATCAACACTGGTACAG ACCCTTGTACACAGTGCTCAGACGACCAGGTCCTCATGGCTGTATGCACCAGCGACTTTG tGGGTCGGGGCAGTGTCTATGCCACCGATGCACCCCACTCATCAGACAACTTCTCCATCGCCGTGACGCTCAGCCGTCTGTTCCGTCAGAAGAGCAGAGTGTTCTCCTTGGGCGGAGCCAGAGGAAGGGGGTGGTCCGGGCGTCTGAACACGCCCCCTCAGTGCCGCACGCTGCCGGAGGAAGAGGAGTTTCTGTTCACAGGGGCAGTGCGGTTCGGAGAGGCGTGGCTTGGCTGCGCCACGCACTACCGTCACTTCCTGGAGCTGTACCGGACCGCCCTGGAGACAGGAAGCAATCCCTGCCACATAGACACAGACTGA
- the LOC105030926 gene encoding meteorin-like protein isoform X4 yields the protein MLWPVLERWIVAGLLCLVASAQYSSDQCSWRGSGLTHESHSRDVEQVYLRCSQGSLEWLYPTGALIISLRPNTEPSSGASHGLHACIKPQADSRGAHLYLERAGRLHLLMAEKEQTEGRVRCFPLRNGSLFVEAVGQQDISRRIAAFQYQLMTGAGAHLYPQPNTFNPQINTGTDPCTQCSDDQVLMAVCTSDFVGRGSVYATDAPHSSDNFSIAVTLSRLFRQKSRVFSLGGARGRGWSGRLNTPPQCRTLPEEEEFLFTGAVRFGEAWLGCATHYRHFLELYRTALETGSNPCHIDTD from the exons ATGCTGTGGCCGGTTTTGGAGCGCTGGATTGTGGCCGGACTTCTCTGTTTGGTTGCCTCGGCTCAGTACTCAAGCGACCAGTGTAGCTGGAGGGGAAG CGGGCTGACCCATGAGTCCCACTCCCGGGATGTGGAGCAGGTCTACCTCCGTTGCTCCCAGGGCAGTCTGGAGTGGCTGTACCCCACCGGGGCTCTCATCATCAGCCTGCGGCCCAACACGGAGCCCTCGTCTGGGGCTTCCCACGGCCTCCACGCCTGCATCAAGCCCCAGGCGGACTCCCGCGGTGCCCATCTCTATCTGGAGAGAGCCGGGCGGCTTCACCTGCTGATGGCTGAGAAGGAGCAG ACGGAGGGCCGGGTCCGCTGTTTTCCCCTGAGGAACGGGTCTCTGTTTGTCGAGGCGGTGGGACAGCAGGACATCAGCAGGAGGATCGCAGCCTTCCAGTACCAGCTGATGACAGGTGCTGGGGCTCACCTCTACCCTCAGCCCAACACCTTTAACCCTCAAATCAACACTGGTACAG ACCCTTGTACACAGTGCTCAGACGACCAGGTCCTCATGGCTGTATGCACCAGCGACTTTG tGGGTCGGGGCAGTGTCTATGCCACCGATGCACCCCACTCATCAGACAACTTCTCCATCGCCGTGACGCTCAGCCGTCTGTTCCGTCAGAAGAGCAGAGTGTTCTCCTTGGGCGGAGCCAGAGGAAGGGGGTGGTCCGGGCGTCTGAACACGCCCCCTCAGTGCCGCACGCTGCCGGAGGAAGAGGAGTTTCTGTTCACAGGGGCAGTGCGGTTCGGAGAGGCGTGGCTTGGCTGCGCCACGCACTACCGTCACTTCCTGGAGCTGTACCGGACCGCCCTGGAGACAGGAAGCAATCCCTGCCACATAGACACAGACTGA